From a single Micromonospora sp. WMMD1102 genomic region:
- the argS gene encoding arginine--tRNA ligase, with amino-acid sequence MNLESLLSDRLARSFAAVAADDPVDPVVRRSRHADFQAEAALSLARRLGRPPREIAAEVVERAALADLCSAVTVSGPGFVNLTVSDRLLGDLVSAMAADPRLGVPVSPTPETVVVDYSAPNVAKEMHVGHLRSTIIGDAVARLLDWLGHRVVRANHLGDWGTPFGMLIEHLVDLGESAAVAEPSIGDLDSFYKGARAKFDADGTFRERARRRVVALQGGDEATLRLWRLLVAESESYFLAVYDRLDVLLTRADFVGESHYNPMLGPVTDELDRLGLLVDSGEAACAFPAGFPGRDGEPVPLIVRKRDGGYGYAATDLAALRHRIGELGATRLLYVVGLPQRQHFEMVYAVARQAGWLHPPARAEHVGFGLVLGPDGRKLASRSGDSVKLVELLDEAVDRAAALARQKNPDLDPATAAALGRAIGVGAVKYADLSADRTRDYVFDWDRMLALSGNTAPYLQYAHARIRSIFRRAGQPAPAGVPVSVVAPAERALVLELLAFPTVVDTVAETLELHRLAAHLHAVAVAFSGFFEHCPVLRAEPAVRDSRLVLCDLTARVLRHGLHLLGIAAPDRM; translated from the coding sequence ATGAATCTCGAAAGCCTGCTCAGCGACCGGCTGGCACGGTCGTTCGCCGCCGTCGCCGCCGACGACCCGGTGGATCCGGTGGTCCGGCGCTCGCGGCACGCGGACTTCCAGGCCGAGGCGGCGCTGTCACTGGCCCGCCGGCTCGGCCGGCCACCCCGGGAGATCGCCGCCGAGGTGGTCGAGCGGGCCGCGCTGGCCGACCTCTGCTCGGCGGTCACCGTCTCCGGCCCGGGGTTCGTCAACCTCACCGTCTCCGACCGCCTGCTCGGCGACCTGGTGTCGGCGATGGCCGCCGACCCCCGCCTCGGCGTGCCCGTCAGCCCCACCCCGGAAACCGTGGTGGTCGACTACTCGGCGCCGAACGTGGCCAAGGAGATGCACGTCGGCCACCTCAGGTCCACCATCATCGGCGACGCCGTCGCCCGGCTGCTCGACTGGCTCGGGCACCGGGTCGTCCGGGCCAACCACCTCGGCGACTGGGGCACCCCGTTCGGGATGCTGATCGAGCACCTGGTCGACCTCGGCGAGTCGGCGGCGGTGGCCGAACCCTCCATCGGCGACCTGGACTCGTTCTACAAGGGAGCGCGGGCGAAGTTCGACGCCGACGGGACGTTCCGGGAACGCGCCCGGCGGCGGGTGGTCGCCCTCCAGGGCGGCGACGAGGCGACGCTGCGGCTCTGGCGACTGCTGGTCGCCGAGTCGGAATCGTACTTCCTGGCCGTCTACGACCGGCTCGACGTGCTGCTGACCCGGGCCGACTTCGTCGGCGAGAGCCACTACAACCCGATGCTCGGCCCGGTCACCGACGAACTCGACCGGCTCGGCCTGCTCGTCGACAGCGGCGAGGCGGCCTGCGCCTTCCCGGCCGGCTTCCCCGGCCGGGACGGCGAGCCGGTCCCGCTGATCGTGCGCAAACGGGACGGCGGTTACGGGTATGCCGCCACCGACCTCGCCGCGCTCCGCCACCGGATCGGGGAACTCGGCGCCACCCGGCTGCTCTACGTCGTGGGCCTGCCGCAGCGGCAACACTTCGAGATGGTGTACGCGGTTGCCCGGCAGGCCGGCTGGCTACACCCGCCGGCCCGGGCCGAGCACGTCGGCTTCGGGCTGGTGCTCGGGCCGGACGGCCGGAAACTGGCCAGCCGGTCCGGTGACTCCGTGAAGCTGGTCGAGCTGCTGGACGAGGCGGTCGACCGGGCGGCGGCGCTGGCCCGGCAGAAGAACCCGGACCTGGACCCGGCGACCGCCGCCGCACTGGGCCGGGCGATCGGCGTCGGCGCGGTCAAGTACGCCGACCTCTCCGCCGACCGGACCAGGGACTACGTCTTCGACTGGGACCGGATGCTCGCCCTTTCCGGCAACACCGCCCCGTACCTCCAGTACGCGCACGCACGGATCAGGTCCATCTTCCGGCGGGCCGGCCAGCCAGCCCCGGCCGGCGTACCCGTCTCGGTCGTCGCGCCCGCCGAACGGGCCCTGGTACTCGAACTGCTCGCCTTCCCGACGGTCGTCGACACCGTGGCGGAGACGCTCGAACTCCACCGTCTCGCCGCCCACCTCCACGCGGTAGCGGTCGCGTTCAGCGGCTTCTTCGAACACTGCCCGGTGCTCCGCGCCGAGCCGGCCGTCCGGGACAGCCGGCTCGTCCTCTGCGACCTCACCGCCCGGGTACTCCGGCACGGGCTGCACCTGCTCGGCATCGCCGCCCCGGACCGGATGTGA
- a CDS encoding SigE family RNA polymerase sigma factor encodes MGVNGEESFRAYVGARLAALSRVAYLLTGDRHLAEDLVQSALLKVAGHWERVVASGDPEAYVRRVLYHQHVSWWRRRRPVAIPHADVPDRAAPDDTGQLDTSIVIRRALSRLAPRQRAALVLRYFEDLTEVQTAEVLGCSVGTVKSQVRDGLARLRAVAPELRDLDGVRDLDGVRDLDGVRDLDGVRAPGQTPGAGPALQVPAGERSVDNG; translated from the coding sequence GTGGGTGTGAACGGTGAGGAGTCCTTCCGCGCGTACGTCGGAGCGCGGCTGGCGGCGCTGTCCCGGGTGGCGTACCTGCTCACCGGCGACCGGCATCTCGCGGAGGATCTCGTCCAGTCGGCGCTGCTGAAGGTGGCCGGACACTGGGAGCGGGTGGTGGCCTCCGGCGACCCGGAGGCGTATGTCCGGCGGGTCCTCTACCACCAGCACGTGTCGTGGTGGCGGCGCCGGCGTCCGGTTGCGATCCCGCACGCCGACGTCCCGGACCGGGCGGCGCCGGACGACACCGGCCAACTCGACACCTCCATCGTGATCCGCCGGGCGCTGTCCCGGCTCGCGCCACGGCAGCGGGCCGCGCTGGTGCTGCGCTATTTCGAGGACCTGACCGAGGTGCAGACCGCCGAGGTGCTCGGCTGCTCGGTCGGCACGGTCAAGAGCCAGGTGCGGGACGGGTTGGCCCGGCTGCGCGCCGTCGCACCGGAGCTGCGCGACCTTGACGGCGTCCGCGACCTCGACGGCGTCCGCGACCTTGACGGCGTCCGCGACCTCGACGGCGTCCGGGCGCCGGGCCAGACGCCTGGAGCCGGGCCAGCACTTCAGGTGCCGGCGGGGGAGAGGAGCGTCGACAATGGATGA